In a single window of the Nicotiana tomentosiformis chromosome 8, ASM39032v3, whole genome shotgun sequence genome:
- the LOC104108589 gene encoding probable aspartic proteinase GIP2 — MSSSSYLHLFQFCFFLIISTCLAQTTFHPKTLFLAVKKDPSTLEYITEVHQRTPLVPLKLAVHLGGESLWVDCEQGYKSSTYKPARCNSRQCNLARSTACGYCFENTTRPGCNNAACYNLVVNPSMDAMSSTSGEIAEDVLSIQSISGSIPGPVATVPRFIFSCSTTNLTQNLGKDVKGMVGFGQQSPVSFATQFASAFRFSRKFAICLSSSTERNGVIFIGHSPYYFSLAFDASQDLIYTPMITLPHYITITYPHYTRINRASSEYYIQVSSIRINGKTLPLNKTLLSLDENDEEGGTKISTAVPYTVLEASVYSAVSKAFVNEMPEEVKTVSSVQPFKTCFDSTYIGMSRLGYNAPEINLVLHKPNVYWTITGANSLVKVTEKVICLAFVERDEALGQAIVIGGYQMQDNLVEFDLSRGRIGFSNSLFFRQTMCSNHNYA; from the coding sequence ATGTCGTCCTCCAGCTACCTGCATCTCTTTCAGTTCTGTTTCTTTCTCATCATATCAACTTGTCTAGCTCAAACCACTTTTCATCCTAAAACTTTATTCCTTGCAGTTAAGAAAGACCCTTCCACTCTAGAATACATCACTGAAGTTCACCAAAGAACACCTCTTGTCCCCCTTAAACTAGCCGTCCATCTTGGTGGCGAAAGCCTATGGGTGGATTGTGAACAAGGCTACAAAAGCTCTACGTACAAGCCAGCTCGTTGCAATTCAAGGCAATGTAATCTAGCTAGGTCAACCGCATGTGGATATTGTTTCGAAAATACTACACGGCCAGGTTGCAACAACGCCGCATGCTATAACCTTGTTGTAAATCCATCTATGGATGCTATGTCGTCCACTAGCGGTGAAATTGCCGAGGATGTTTTGTCCATACAATCCATTAGTGGATCCATTCCAGGCCCTGTTGCAACTGTGCCAAGGTTTATCTTCAGCTGTTCGACTACCAATTTAACCCAAAATCTTGGTAAAGATGTGAAGGGAATGGTTGGTTTCGGGCAGCAGAGTCCGGTATCATTTGCTACTCAATTTGCATCAGCTTTTAGATTCAGCAGAAAGTTTGCCATTTGCTTGAGTTCTTCAACCGAACGAAATGGTGTAATTTTCATTGGACATAGCCCTTATTACTTCAGCCTTGCCTTTGACGCATCACAAGATCTTATCTATACACCTATGATTACCCTCCCACATTATATTACCATTACCTACCCACATTATACACGCATCAATCGGGCCTCATCAGAGTATTATATTCAAGTTTCTTCCATAAGAATTAATGGAAAAACATTGCCCCTAAATAAAACATTGCTCTCATTGGATGAAAATGATGAAGAAGGTGGGACGAAAATCAGCACTGCCGTTCCTTACACTGTATTGGAGGCTTCTGTTTATAGTGCTGTAAGTAAAGCTTTCGTTAACGAGATGCCAGAAGAGGTGAAGACAGTCTCCTCAGTGCAACCCTTTAAAACTTGTTTTGACTCGACATATATTGGTATGTCACGGTTAGGttacaatgctccagaaattaaTCTCGTCTTGCACAAGCCAAATGTGTATTGGACAATTACTGGAGCAAATTCGTTGGTTAAAGTTACCGAGAAAGTAATATGCTTAGCGTTTGTTGAACGAGACGAAGCATTGGGACAAGCAATTGTCATTGGTGGATATCAAATGCAGGACAACCTCGTGGAATTTGATCTTTCTAGAGGAAGAATTGGTTTCAGTAATTCTCTCTTTTTCCGTCAAACTATGTGCTCTAATCATAACTATGCGTAG